A window of Salvia splendens isolate huo1 chromosome 8, SspV2, whole genome shotgun sequence genomic DNA:
aaaatgatagttttactgatttgtaggtatgtacattcctgtttgtgatgatgctttgaagccaatgattggtatgaaattcaatacattagtagaagcagctgatttctatccctggtatcattttatctcctgaaactatcattttataatttaaaacaataattcaTCATGGTATAAGGTATGGATTGATTAAGGTatgaattgatgatacaaaaccaagtatgaagtaaattcaaagtaaattcatcatgttgtcatatgtaactctaaatctacactaaaaactATAGAATTTAAAGAAACGAGAATCtctggcaaaatgataaaatcgagaaaaaacaaaagtgaaataagtaataaacttcatccagccttccttcgatgatgcttgagcgttttccttcgacatattccagaatttggatgatttttccttcgaaactgaagaaacAAGGGTTTGAAATGTGATTCggagggtttgagtgtgagagaaattgaatgcggtgtttaattcacgttttcttcttacccgcccaattttataacgaaatgacaatttttccCTTAATATATCTGAAATATggtagttttatttgataaaatgatagttttgttagattaaatccagaccacatatttttaaaatgtgtagtggagatttagttatagggttatcataCAAATTggagttatcattataatgcacacctatatatatatatatatatatatatatatatatatatatatatatatatatatgagaatGTATATTTCAGTCTGTGTTACTATGTATTCACTTTTTGTTGTAGTTCAAATTGTAACTGTATATTAGGTTgtattgaaatgaaatgtagCAGGCTTACGTAGTTCAGTATTGATGCTTTTGTATAATGTTGCTCACAACATTTTGGAACTTCTCAGTCGACCAAGGTTTAGAACTGGAAGTTAGTATATGTTGTGGCCTTTTCTGCACGTTCTGGAATGATTAATAGGTACATTGGAAACATGCAATGTGAGATCATAGTTAATGAGTTTTGTTGATGAGAATAAGCTGTCTTAGTTATGGAATAGAAAAACCAGTAAGTAACTTGATCAAAGGGAAGTGCAAAGTAGTATTTGCAAAGCAGGCTCCTAGTGTCAACATTTCTGTATCATCAAGACAGTGCTCCACAAATCATAAAATGATTATATAGTTTAACTCACACTTTGATACCAACAATTACTTGACTTGTGTTTGGCTCTACATTGTGGACAATATACTATAGTATCTTCTTCTCCATGATCTTTGAGTTTGCATCTTCAAGGTGACTCAGCCAAGCTAAAAATTGTAGCCTATTAGGATTACAACTACCATGTACTATGTATTTTAGTTTTGTATATTGATTCAGTGCGATATACAATCTCCCATGACTCTTTTTGCAGCTGTCATGCCTTCGGATGGTTTTGAATATCTTGAAGAAAATTGCCCATCTCTACAGTCTGAGCTTTTGAAGACGGTGGCTGGCTGTGATGAAGACTGCAGCAATGGTGGTGTCAAGTCCGGGAGTGTGTGGGCTCAGCTCTCTGATGGCGGTGACAACAGCAGCCGGAGAGTTAGGCAACGAACTGGATTTTGGAATGTAGGAATGATAGCTAAGGAGTGAACAATATTTTCTGTAACAATTGTAATTAGCTATTAACGTTTTGTATTTTGTTCAGAAAATTATGGCGACAGATTGAAGTTGCTACATTTACTCTGCTTATTGTAGCTTAGAtccaaaaattgaattaaaaagtACTCCATGAAACAAGTGCCTTAAACCAAGTGACTAGAACgtaaagaaacaaaaatatattCGTCAAAAGCCCTCATAACTGAAACAAATATAAATGCGCACAAGTTGTTACAATGTGAAACTGCTAGACATCAAGACAAAACATCACAGAATTGTTCCTGAAAAAGTAAGCAATCTGCCCCAATATTGAGGCCAGAACTTAAATTCACGCGACAAGTAGCAATGGAAAATAGAAAACATGGCCAGAGGCAGTTGATAATCTGCGTTTTCTCGAATGCAAATAAGTGGACTAGACGGTAGGCATGGCATTCCAAGCACTGGAATCATGATCATGGTGGCTTGGAGTTGATGGAGTTGCCACTGCATCAACTATTTTGCAGTCTTTGCTCAAATCATCACCATAAAAAGCTTCGATTGCATCTTTTACAGTGTGTTCATTAGTTTGGTGCTTAACTGGGCTGAAGCAGTTTGAGGCAAGCAAAAAATCGGGTCTGGAAAAGATCATCTGGTTTCTTGCCTCAATGCTATCATCATACGGCAATAGGCCCCCGTTTATTGCTTCTTCCTTAACTAAAACATCACAATAATGCAGGATAGAATCAGGAAAAAACCCCAGTGAAGTAAATGGAGCGCACAAATAGAGCGATGAAGGTTGTGTAGAAGGAACTCGTACCTGGAAAAGTCCCCGTATGGAAGGTCTCATCCAACGAGTTCCCACTGAACATTGATGGGGAAGAATGACCTAAAGGAGAGAGTTGATTATCATATGCTCCCCATTCCATCTCGTGGAGAGTATGTAATGAGTCATCCATAAAAGTGGGTGCATGTGGAGTATTAACACTGTTGCTCTTGGAGTTTTTTATGGTTTCTGATTCAGATAGAACTGCTTCCAATAGACCACTATTTTGGGGTGAAAGATTACAAGAGTTCATGGGCTCATTTGGGGGCGACTGGATTAAATTTTCATCGGACTCAAGGTAACGCAACGGGGAAGAGGGTGAGGGTGAGCCCCAAGTACCCATCTgtgtttggagtgaagggagCTCCAGCTTCGTTGCCCAAGAAGGCTCTGAAGAAGAGTTGCCATTTAAGACGGCATGGCTGCCATTAGGTAAACTCGAAGTTCTCGCATTGTCAGTTGCAGGATTATGATCATATGCAGAGAACACCGGCGATTTCCCAATTTGCATAGAACTATCAAAATGGTATTGATTCCCACCTGGGAAAGCATTACATATAGGAGCATTTAAGCCAGGGAACATCGGTTCTGACCCGCAAAGACGCTTGGATGGATGAACTGTTGGGAGCAAGGACTTGTTATGGTACGGATTGCTTAGACTCTGCGTAAGCAGGCTACTTGCGGGAATGTTAGGCAAGTTACCAGCAGGAAAGTTCAGCATGAATATATGGCGATTAAGTTCCAAATTCTTAAATTCCACAGCTGGAATGTCAAAATTGTTACTTGGCATGAGTTCTGGATGGTGCACGTTACCAGAGTATAAATTGCTCATGTCGTCACTTTGCAGGTTGTCATTCAATGGCTGCGAGCAGATATCAGGTGGATAAATTGGTAAACCAGCACGTTGTCTTCTTTTGATTCTGGTGTTCCAGTAATTCTTAATCTCATTATCTGTGCGGCCAGGCAACTGCCAGTAGATAAAAAGGATGAGAAGCTGAGCAAGAAGATGTAATTATTCTGAATATTAAATACTTAGTAGTTAATGGAGCAAAATATTTCCATCACACCAAACAGATAAAAAACCATGTAACTCTAATATATTGTGTTACTCGTACTTAACAAGCTATAACTCAAAATATAACCTAGAATGGCCACTTTACGGCCCCAGACACTATAAACATGTGCACATAGCATGCCATCTCTATCACGTATACAATGTGTACCTTTAATCCTTTCGTTTACATTTGAAAGCAGGTGTGGTCATATGTTTCACGATTATAATGATGACATGCCAGTTACcacaaataaatactccctctgtcccacgttacttgcgtcccttcttttttgcactcgttttgaaaaattttaataaatagttaaggtggagagagagtaaagtaagagagagaatacgaACGAGAAGACCGGTGTGTATTTAAACTCAGTGAGGCAGTACAGAGTAAAGGATTTCAGAATATGGTAAATAGGATTGGATGGTAGGAGCCATCTAAATTCATTGCACTTTGGCATCAATTGAGGTGGTGTCCATGGGAACCAACTTTGGAAATTAACTGTACAATTTTTACTGGGAAAGAATTGGTCTTTTTAACTGTATCACAATGATCTTGACTATTCTTACAATCTTGGTTAAATACCTATCGGAACCAACCGCGGAAATTTAATAGTAAATTTTACAGGGAAGCTTAACTATCATACTATGATACGACTATTTTTAGaatcataattaaataacatGCAGATGCAGCCGAGAAGAAGTATGAGTATTTGCAGTGAAATGCTGCATGAGAAATGAAACTGCCTAAATGAGGAAACAGATACTCTATCATATGCCAAGATATTTTTCACAAGACATGAGAATAAACTGAAGCACTGGAACACACCTCAGCAGCCATTCGAGCCCATTTGTTTCCCATCTGGGCATGGAGTTCAATTATGCGATGCTCCTCCTCGGCCGTAAATGCGCCTTTCTTAAGATCTGGTCTGAGGTGATTTGCCCACCTCAAACGACAACTTTTCCCACAGCGGGCAAGACCCGAGTGTTTCTGAACTGCATTCCAGTTACCCTCTCCGTTTTTGGTAACATATTCAACTAAAATTGCATCTTCTGCAGAAGTCCATGGACCTTTTTTAAGTGGGCCATTCCCTCCGACATTTCCTTCAGTAACATCATCAACAGATGGGGAATCTACACTGTTGGGCTTCGTCCTCTCATCACTTTCAGTCGACATTCTATCTCCTAAATTTCGAAAGAACAAGAAGCAAATGAGTGAGGCAGAAAGTGGGGCTTGATGCATGGTTTTCTAAAGAGATACTTTAAACTTTGTGCAACCCAAAGTATCCAATCTCATTCTCTTCCAAAAAAAACTAGTTATCATGAATTTGGAGAAAGAGGAAATACGGATTGCCAAGAATATCTTTACCTATATAAACCATAAAGTCTCTGCACGTTATGAAAGATAACAGACATAACACACGTAGAATCCGTGATTGCAAAAGTCACGTGACGTCAATAGGGTCGATTCCAATGGAAAAATTGATGTCTTTGAGAGGCCTATCAAGTTCGAAGAGATCCTACAAAatataatatcaaattttgtaACACATTTTGCAACACGTCATCAGAAACAGGCAAAGGACCATGCCAAAAGTTCACAGTTTTATGAGTGAACTGTCCAACATAACTGTACAAGTCAAACTCAAAGCACTTAAAGCGACATTGCACCCTACAATTGAGAAAGGAAAACTGCACAATTTATATATTGGCATGATGCATACACCCAAAGAACTAATGCATGAATTATCAATTACAATTGGTGAAAGTACA
This region includes:
- the LOC121743250 gene encoding transcription factor GAMYB-like, whose amino-acid sequence is MVYIGDRMSTESDERTKPNSVDSPSVDDVTEGNVGGNGPLKKGPWTSAEDAILVEYVTKNGEGNWNAVQKHSGLARCGKSCRLRWANHLRPDLKKGAFTAEEEHRIIELHAQMGNKWARMAAELPGRTDNEIKNYWNTRIKRRQRAGLPIYPPDICSQPLNDNLQSDDMSNLYSGNVHHPELMPSNNFDIPAVEFKNLELNRHIFMLNFPAGNLPNIPASSLLTQSLSNPYHNKSLLPTVHPSKRLCGSEPMFPGLNAPICNAFPGGNQYHFDSSMQIGKSPVFSAYDHNPATDNARTSSLPNGSHAVLNGNSSSEPSWATKLELPSLQTQMGTWGSPSPSSPLRYLESDENLIQSPPNEPMNSCNLSPQNSGLLEAVLSESETIKNSKSNSVNTPHAPTFMDDSLHTLHEMEWGAYDNQLSPLGHSSPSMFSGNSLDETFHTGTFPVKEEAINGGLLPYDDSIEARNQMIFSRPDFLLASNCFSPVKHQTNEHTVKDAIEAFYGDDLSKDCKIVDAVATPSTPSHHDHDSSAWNAMPTV